In a genomic window of Primulina huaijiensis isolate GDHJ02 chromosome 10, ASM1229523v2, whole genome shotgun sequence:
- the LOC140986569 gene encoding kunitz trypsin inhibitor 5-like, translated as MKINLMITQIAILILIFISSTSEAAEQPAPVLDTDGKALRAGVSYYVLPVLRGRGGGLTLDSTDEKNPCPLDVVQEQSEVDRGLPLYFKPVNPKKGIIRLATDLNVLFNASSICVQTTLWKLDERDVSTGKYFITTGGVEGNPGRQTLSNWFNIQRYENDYKLVYCPTVCDICRPICGDLGIFIKDGKRRLALSDIPLKVMFKKD; from the coding sequence ATGAAGATAAATTTAATGATCACTCAAATTGCCATTCTCATTCTGATTTTCATCTCCTCCACCAGTGAAGCAGCCGAACAGCCAGCTCCGGTGCTCGACACTGATGGAAAAGCTCTCCGTGCAGGCGTAAGCTACTACGTACTTCCGGTCCTACGCGGCAGAGGGGGCGGCCTCACGCTAGACTCCACTGATGAAAAAAACCCTTGCCCTCTCGATGTTGTTCAAGAACAATCTGAAGTTGATCGTGGGCTTCCACTATACTTCAAACCAGTAAACCCGAAAAAGGGTATCATCCGTCTTGCAACTGACCTAAATGTCTTGTTTAATGCATCATCAATCTGCGTTCAGACGACTTTGTGGAAGCTCGATGAACGCGACGTATCCACTGGGAAGTATTTCATTACGACAGGCGGAGTTGAAGGGAACCCTGGTCGTCAGACCCTTAGCAACTGGTTCAATATTCAGAGGTATGAAAATGATTACAAGCTTGTTTATTGCCCGACGGTTTGCGATATCTGCAGACCTATATGCGGAGATCTTGGGATCTTCATCAAAGATGGGAAGAGGCGATTGGCTTTAAGTGACATCCCACTTAAAGTTATGTTTAAGAAGGACTGA
- the LOC140985842 gene encoding uncharacterized protein — translation MPPTRVIDRKGREALDEQRVSPPRRPPDLLAQMLEGMTQFFVHFARNNAEVDRRTKNKAVYERFRKMDPKDFGGQTDPMDAARVRCVTYLLKDDARLWSEGASVLVNLQTLTWEGFKEAFYSKHFTDEARSRLTREFITLRQGDRSVVEIVRKFKQGCHFMSLIANDAREKLRHIMDGLRLFLRRDVHIVGPLTYVVAVTRALAAEQDQKEIEFTGRARGLYRSLSDCFSSQLRDCFKSLTRAKDNHHHRRRMLRSMLNIRCAQSAAACMKESVYGVQASALSVDLLIICLRIVHSRSSQGGKPKHYILDREDLYGGSSHECSIIFRGTHSFISDGFVTYLGVKPTRLDVSYSVIITSGEKLSSSSVVISLSLELQGHTVYADLIVLPMPEFDIILGMDWLSKN, via the exons atgcctcctacaCGTGTTATTGACCGTAAGGGCCGTGAGGCTCTTGATGAGCAGAGAGTTTCCCCTCCACGTCGACCACCAGACCTTCTTGCTCAGATGCTTGAGGGCATGACTCAGTTCTTTGTGCACTTTGCAAGGAACAATGCTGAGGTGGATAGGAGGACGAAAAATAAGGCAGTGTATGAGCGATTCCGTAAGATGGATCCTAAGGATTTTGGGGGTCAGACTGATCCTATG GATGCTGCTAGGGTTAGGTGCGTTACTTATTTGCTAAAGGATGATGCTCGATTATGGTCggaaggagcatcagtgttGGTGAATCTGCAGACCCTTACTTGGGAAGGCTTCAAGGAGGCATTCTACTCCAAGCATTTCACTGATGAGGCACGTTCCCGACTAACTAGGGAGTTTATAACGTTGAGGCAGGGAGACCGCAGTGTGGTGGAGATCGTAAGAAAGTTCAAACAGGGGTGTCACTTCATGTCTCTGATAGCTAATGACGCaagggagaagctgaggcacaTCATGGATGGATTACGGCTgttcttgcgccgtgatgttcaTATAGTTGGTCCTCTTACTTATGTCGTTGCAGTGACAAGAGCTTTGGCGGCTGAACAGGATCAGAAGGAAATCGAATttacaggcagggcaagaggcctttACAGGAGCCTCAGTGACTGTTTCAGCAGCCAGCTAAGAGACTGTTTCAAGAGCCTAACAAGGGCGAAGGACAACCACCACCACAGAAGAAGGATGCTCAGAAGCATGTTGAATATCCGGTGTGCCCAAAGTGCAGCCGCATGCATGAAGGAGAGTGTCTATGGGGTTCAGGCAAGTGCTTTAAGTGTGGATCTTCTGATCATATGCTTAAGAATTGTCCACAGTAGAAGCAGCCAAGGAGGCAAACCCAAACACTACATTCTAGACAGGGAGGATCTATATGGCGGGAGTAGCCACGAATGCTCTATTATATTCCGAGGcactcattcttttatatcaGATGGCTTTGTGACTTATTTGGGCGTCAAGCCCACTAGGCTGGATGTGAGTTATTCTGTGATCATTACATCTGGAGAGAAATTGTCTAGTTCTAGTGTGGTCATAAGCTTGAGTCTCGAGCTACAAGGCCACACAGTCTACGCTGACCTTATTGTATTACCGATGcccgagtttgacatcattctaggaatggattggttgtcAAAGAATTGA
- the LOC140985843 gene encoding uncharacterized protein: MTAISAISREKANVVTDVLNRKAGVISQLSVQRPLQLEMQRFDLEVYSRGRAPKLSTLTVQPTLIDTIHGGQTSDEQLQKWQSRDEAMGHKLNTMSNEIVRYRGRIWVPRYDFIRGDILSEAHTAPYSIHLGVTKMYKVLQMLYWWPGMKRDIRRFVSECLTCQQEKAKHQRPA, encoded by the coding sequence atgactgCAATATCAGCTATCTCCCGAGAAAAAGCCAATGTAGTGACGGATGTCTTGAATAGGAAAGCAGGAGTTATATCACAACTGTCGgtacagagacctcttcagctaGAGATGCAGAGATTTGATCTTGAGGTCTATTCTAGGGGCAGAGCTCCTAAATTATCCACATTGACGGTACAGCCCACTTTGATAGACACTATTCATGGTGGACAGACATCTGATGAGCAACTACAGAAATGGCAATCGAGAGATGAAGCTATGGGTCATAAGCTTAATACAATGAGCAATGAGATTGTAAGGTATAGAGGAAGGATTTGGGTGCCTAGATATGATTTTATTCGAGGAGATATATTGTCTGAAGCGCATACAgcgccatattccattcatctaGGAGTCACCAAGATGTATAAAGTCTTGCAGATgctttattggtggccaggaatgaagcgAGACATTCGACgctttgtatctgaatgtctaacTTGCCAGCAGGAGAAAGCaaaacatcagagaccagcataG